In one Brassica oleracea var. oleracea cultivar TO1000 chromosome C9, BOL, whole genome shotgun sequence genomic region, the following are encoded:
- the LOC106313774 gene encoding uncharacterized protein LOC106313774, producing MGKKRKATATSLDEVDRTVYASFRTAANSLSQLYTQSMNHQKLSFQAGERHGLEKLYQWIWRQQEGGSRVTSMDIINYIQNELECCTEEPPISPRAQPTQPAMNVTNSGLMASSGTSCPTAVPVVRSEQCENQAKNSVFSNALSSPIRRSLQNYQIPQGGGYISVGTRSSELNRGSNSPGSFDSSMDMHAD from the exons ATGGGGAAGAAGAGAAAAGCTACAGCGACGAGCCTCGATGAGGTAGATCGGACTGTTTACGCCTCGTTTCGAACAGCAGCGAACTCGTTATCTCAGCTTTACACTCAGTCCATGAACCACCAGAAACTATCTTTTCAAGCCGGTGAACGCCATGGCCTC GAAAAATTGTACCAATGGATATGGAGACAACAAGAAGGAGGGTCAAGGGTGACATCTATGGATATAATCAATTACATTCAG AACGAGCTAGAGTGCTGCACAGAGGAGCCCCCAATTTCCCCAAGAGCGCAGCCAACACAACCAGCAATGAATGTCACGAATTCCGGGCTCATGGCCTCTTCAGGCACTTCTTGCCCTACTGCTGTTCCTGTGGTTCGGTCGGAGCAATGCGAAAACCAGGCGAAGAACTCGGTTTTCTCAAACGCCCTTTCAAGTCCCATACGCCGTAGCCTTCAGAACTACCAAATCCCCCAGGGAGGAGGCTACATATCTGTCGGAACCAGAAGCAGTGAACTGAACAGGGGATCCAACTCTCCAGGTTCTTTTGATTCTTCAATGGACATGCATGCAGACTAA